TCTCGCGTTGGTCGAACATCCCGGCCAATGGGATGGAAAAACTCCCGGATTATGACGACCAGACTATCTACACGCTTATCCAGCCCGTTAACCAGCAATACAGCTGGTCCAGCGCCACGAAGTTCGAAATCGGCGCGCGCGTGGGCCTGTTCAACAGCCGGGTGAACGTCGAAGGGAACTTTTACCAGAACCGCGACGGCAGGCAGCTGACCGATATCACTACGCCGTCATTCACCGGGTTCACTTCGGTGGTAGGCAACTGGCCGGCCGTGATCCAGAACAGGGGCGTGGAGCTGATGCTGGACGCATCCATCCTGAATACGGATACATGGGGACTGTCTGCCCGTTTTCAGATCAGCAGAAACAAAAATACCCTATTGTCTTTCGAAGGCCTGGAGGATTCTCCGTATCGTGACATGTACCGGGTCGGATCCTCCATTTCGGCACGCTCGTTTACGCATTACATCGGGATCAACCCGATGACGGGCAATCCTGAGTATGAGGATTATAACGGCGACGGGTACAGGGATGCGGGCAGTACTTCCGTCAATTACCCCGACGTGGAACTGGACGACCATTACAAAATGATCGACCTTAACCCGAAATATTTCGGCGGGTTTGGCCTGCGGCTGGATTTCATGCGGTCGTTGTCGCTGGATGCGCAGTTCAGTTTCGAAAATTCCCTGGTGGCCGACGAGCTGAACAACCTCGGATACGGCGGGCTCAATAATATGATCCTATACGACGAGATCGAGAGCCGCCACTGGCGCCAGCCGGGCGATAAAGCCCTGTATTCGCGGTATTCTACCATCAACCATGGCGGGTTCTTCGGTTCGGACGCGTATTACGCGAAAGGCGGATTCGTGAGCCTGGATAACCTGAGCCTTTCCTACATGCTGCCCGCAAAGTGGCTGGAAAGGCTCAGGATGAAGCAGGGTATCCTCTCCGTCAATTCCTCCAAGATTTTCAAGTTGACACAATACCGGATGCTGGACGTGGAGCTGGGCCAGGTGCCCCAGATCAGGAGGATCGCCGCAAACCTGAGATTTAGTTTCTAAAATCAATCGTATGAGAAAATTAACTTTCAATATAGCCCTGGCAGGGGCGTTTCTGCTGGCCACGGGATGCAATAAACTACTCGACATCAAGGACCCGGTGAATTCCATCACCACCAACCAGGTATTCCAGAACGACGAGCAGGCGGCCACGGCGCTGAACGGCCTTTATTCTTACCTGATCAGCGGAGGAGAGTTCGAGGCGGCATATTCCCTGCCGTTGGGGACGGAGCTCTACAGCGCCGGCGCCATTACGATGGCCGCCGCGCATTCGGCCGACGAGCTGTATCATCCTTCTCTCAGCGGGCAGTATGACTTTTATCCGGAAGGCGCCAACAAACTGAGCCTCCAGCGCCTGGGCCGAACGTTCAGGATCTGGAATACAGCATATAAAGCCATCTTCAATGCCAACGCCCTCATCGAAGGCGTGAAAGCATCCGAATCCAGGGAGTTGACCGAAGCCTACAGGAAACGCGTGCTCGGCGAGGCCCTCGCGGTGAGAGCCATGACTTTCTTTTATTTGGTGAACCTTTTCGAAAACATTCCCCTGGCCTTGTCTATAGATTTCAACAAGACCCAAAACCTCCCTTCCGCCAAACCCAGTGAGGTATACCAACAGATCATCCGCGACCTGGAAGAAGCTTCCGGATACCTGTCGGATAATTATGAAGGCAACAACAACGAGCGCATCCGGGTCAGCAAATGGTACGTGAAAGGGATGCTCGCCCGGGTGTACCTATTCACCAAAAACTACGAAGCGGCTTACCGCCATGCCAACGATGTGATCGGCCAGACGGCGCTGTTTCAGCTCGAGACCCTGAACCGGGCTTTCGCTTTCGACAGCCATGAGGTCATCTTCCAGCTGAAGCAGATCAACATCCATAACGGCCGCGGAAACGCCACGCCGGAAGGCATTGCCATGACCGGCAAATACATGACGCCCATGCTCGTGAACGCTTTCGAAGCCGGGGATAACCGGAAAACGGCCTGGACGAAAGCCATCGGTGGCGCCTCTACCAGCAACCCGGCCGGCTTTTCTCCCGCCAAATACAAAATCGACGCCTTCAATCATGAAGTCGGAGGTATCCGGTCAGAATATTACGTGGTGATGCGGCTCGCGGAAATGCACCTCATCCGCGCCGAAGCGAACATGGGCCGGGGTACCGCCAATAAAAACAACGCCATTGACGATCTGAACGAAATCCGCCAGCGCGCGGGGCTCGGTATCCTGCCTTACACGATTACCGATACCGAAGTAACGGCCGCCATCGCACAGGAACGCCGTATCGAACTGTTCGCCGAATGGGGCCACCGCTGGCTGGACCTGAAAAGAACCGGGAAAGCCTCCGAAGTGTTGAGCCAAATTGCCTATAAACAACCCTGGAGCGACCACCAGCTGCTGTATCCCATCCCGCCGGATGAAATCCTGCGCGGCAACCAGCTGAGCCAGAATATCGGGTACAAATAATCTATCACGCTTAATTCTACGAAAATGTTCCAGTTATATAAAAGTGCTTGTTGGAAAGCGGCTGTACTGGCCGGCTGCGTAATATCGGTGCTGGCTTCCTGCAAGAAGCATGAAAGGGAAGAGATTTTTCCGACATCCCTGACCATGGTGAACGCGTTGAACGACCGGACGTCGTTCCTGACTGCTTACTTCGGGGAGTCGCAACCGAAGATATATGCCCGGCTGGTATATATCGGGAACGGCGCTGCCTATAACTACGCCACCAACAAAACCGACCTGCCCGTCCGCATGTTCCGGAACCATGATACGCTGCATGTCGACAAGCCCTTCCTGCAGACGAGGCTGCCGCTCGAACCGGGCACGATTTACACGCACTTTGTGTACGGCGCCCCGGACCGGGTACAGCAGAAAACGGTGAAGGAGCAACTGCCGTCGCGCAGCCTGGAAGACAGCGTGGTGAACCTCCGTTTCATCAATCTCTTCGAAAACCGGGCGATCGATGTGGTGCAGCTGGAGCCTGAGGCCAAAACAATGGCTTCCAACCTGGTGTACGAACAGCTCACGGGTTTCATGAAAGTGCCCGTCACCGGGGCCGTTGAGAATTTCCGGTTCGAAGTGCGCGACCACGCCACCGGCGCTACGCTCGCTACTTTTTCGGAAGCAAATACCTTCCCGGGATCAACGCTGCCCAGCGTGGCCTGGCTGTTCAAGTCGCGAACCATGATTGTAACCGGTACCTGGACAGATGCGGGTAACTTCTCCGCCCGGGCCACTACGATCGGTCATTATTAAATCTAGTCTTCATTCAAAGT
Above is a genomic segment from Chitinophaga pollutisoli containing:
- a CDS encoding RagB/SusD family nutrient uptake outer membrane protein, which encodes MRKLTFNIALAGAFLLATGCNKLLDIKDPVNSITTNQVFQNDEQAATALNGLYSYLISGGEFEAAYSLPLGTELYSAGAITMAAAHSADELYHPSLSGQYDFYPEGANKLSLQRLGRTFRIWNTAYKAIFNANALIEGVKASESRELTEAYRKRVLGEALAVRAMTFFYLVNLFENIPLALSIDFNKTQNLPSAKPSEVYQQIIRDLEEASGYLSDNYEGNNNERIRVSKWYVKGMLARVYLFTKNYEAAYRHANDVIGQTALFQLETLNRAFAFDSHEVIFQLKQINIHNGRGNATPEGIAMTGKYMTPMLVNAFEAGDNRKTAWTKAIGGASTSNPAGFSPAKYKIDAFNHEVGGIRSEYYVVMRLAEMHLIRAEANMGRGTANKNNAIDDLNEIRQRAGLGILPYTITDTEVTAAIAQERRIELFAEWGHRWLDLKRTGKASEVLSQIAYKQPWSDHQLLYPIPPDEILRGNQLSQNIGYK